A single region of the Halorussus gelatinilyticus genome encodes:
- a CDS encoding Era-like GTP-binding protein, with the protein MGLFTDLKDSISRVTDKLFSAQEPKRIGIYGPPNAGKTTLANRIARDWTGDAIGPESHIPHETRRARRKENVEIERDGKTVSIDIVDTPGVTTKVDYEEFLDHDMEKDDAVRRSREATEGVAEAMHWLREDVDGVIYVLDSTTDPFTQVNTMLIGIIESQDLPVLILANKTDLEDSSVQRIRNAFPQHETIPLSALEGENMDEVYDKIAEYFG; encoded by the coding sequence ATGGGATTGTTTACGGACCTGAAAGACAGCATTTCCCGCGTTACGGACAAGCTCTTCTCGGCCCAAGAGCCGAAGCGCATCGGTATCTACGGCCCGCCGAACGCCGGAAAAACGACCCTCGCAAATCGTATCGCCCGCGATTGGACCGGTGACGCAATCGGTCCAGAAAGCCACATTCCGCACGAGACGCGACGCGCACGTCGCAAGGAGAACGTCGAAATCGAGCGCGACGGCAAGACGGTGTCTATCGACATCGTGGACACGCCCGGCGTGACGACCAAGGTGGATTACGAGGAGTTCCTCGACCACGACATGGAGAAAGACGACGCCGTGCGTCGCTCCCGCGAAGCCACCGAAGGCGTCGCCGAAGCGATGCACTGGCTCCGCGAAGACGTGGATGGCGTCATCTACGTGCTGGACAGCACGACCGACCCCTTCACGCAGGTCAACACGATGCTCATCGGCATCATCGAGAGCCAAGACCTGCCGGTCCTGATTCTGGCCAACAAGACGGACCTCGAAGATTCGAGCGTCCAGCGCATTCGCAACGCCTTCCCGCAGCACGAGACGATTCCGCTCTCGGCGCTCGAAGGCGAGAACATGGACGAAGTGTACGACAAAATCGCGGAGTACTTCGGGTGA
- a CDS encoding Cdc6/Cdc18 family protein: protein MSDENSQPTDDAVDVSPDRSFDNVDLDDVVFDDEDDDQGLFDDLLSGEPIFENKEVLRPSYTPHELPHRKDQINNMATILVAALRGETPSNILIYGKTGTGKTASAKFVSKELESTSQKYDVPCNVEYINCEVTDTQYRVLAQLANKFIESNREWVSDRVEELDALREEAAADPDRLADTDFDSPEAVDARIEELEDDREEMESVPMTGWPTDRVYNTFFEAVDYEERVVVIMLDEIDKLVEKSGDDTLYNLSRMNSELENSRVSIIGISNDLKFTDFLDPRVKSSLGEEEIVFPPYDANQLRDILQHRAEVAFKADALSDDVIPLCAAFAAQEHGDARRALDLLRTAGELAERDQAEGVNEKHVRKAQEKIELDRVVEVVRTLPTQSKLVLFSIISLEKNGVHNVNTGEVYNIYKRLCEEIDADVLTQRRVTDLISELDMLGIVNAVVVSKGRYGRTKEISLSVPIDETEAVLMSDSRLGDIESVQPFVQARFDN from the coding sequence ATGTCAGACGAAAACAGCCAACCGACGGACGACGCGGTCGATGTGAGCCCCGACCGGAGCTTCGACAACGTCGATCTCGACGACGTGGTCTTCGACGACGAGGACGACGACCAAGGGCTCTTCGACGACCTGTTGTCCGGCGAACCGATATTCGAGAACAAGGAGGTCCTCCGGCCGTCCTACACGCCGCACGAGTTACCTCACCGGAAGGACCAGATCAACAACATGGCGACGATTCTGGTCGCCGCGCTCCGCGGGGAAACGCCCTCGAACATCCTGATATACGGCAAGACCGGGACTGGCAAGACGGCGAGCGCGAAGTTCGTCAGCAAGGAACTGGAGAGTACCTCTCAGAAGTACGACGTACCCTGCAACGTCGAGTACATCAACTGCGAGGTGACCGACACCCAGTACCGCGTCCTCGCCCAACTCGCCAACAAGTTCATCGAGAGCAACCGCGAGTGGGTCTCCGACCGCGTCGAGGAACTCGACGCGCTCCGTGAGGAGGCCGCGGCCGACCCCGACCGGCTCGCCGACACCGACTTCGACTCGCCCGAGGCCGTGGACGCGCGCATCGAGGAGTTGGAGGACGACCGCGAGGAGATGGAGTCGGTCCCCATGACCGGGTGGCCGACCGACCGCGTGTACAACACGTTCTTCGAGGCCGTGGACTACGAGGAGCGCGTGGTGGTCATCATGCTCGACGAGATCGACAAGCTGGTCGAGAAGTCGGGCGACGACACTCTCTACAACCTCTCGCGGATGAACTCCGAACTGGAGAACTCCCGAGTATCCATCATCGGCATCAGCAACGACCTGAAGTTCACCGACTTTCTCGACCCGCGAGTCAAGTCCTCGCTCGGCGAAGAGGAGATCGTCTTTCCGCCGTACGACGCCAACCAGTTACGTGACATCCTCCAGCACCGCGCAGAGGTCGCGTTCAAGGCCGACGCGCTGTCGGACGACGTGATCCCGCTCTGTGCCGCCTTCGCCGCACAGGAACACGGCGACGCGCGGCGCGCGTTAGACCTCCTGCGGACCGCGGGCGAACTCGCCGAGCGCGACCAGGCCGAGGGCGTCAACGAGAAGCACGTCCGGAAGGCCCAAGAGAAGATAGAACTCGACCGCGTTGTCGAGGTCGTCCGTACCCTGCCCACCCAGTCGAAACTCGTCCTCTTCTCCATCATCTCGCTGGAGAAGAACGGCGTCCACAACGTCAACACGGGCGAGGTGTACAACATCTACAAGCGCCTCTGCGAGGAGATCGACGCCGACGTGCTGACCCAGCGCCGCGTCACCGACCTCATTAGCGAACTCGACATGCTCGGCATCGTCAACGCGGTGGTCGTCAGCAAGGGCCGCTACGGCCGGACGAAGGAGATCAGCCTCTCGGTACCCATCGACGAGACCGAGGCGGTCCTGATGTCGGACTCCCGACTCGGTGACATCGAGAGCGTCCAGCCGTTCGTGCAGGCCCGGTTCGACAACTGA
- a CDS encoding DUF7089 family protein has product MFEERSLSGEVAAVREAHAPDALVLDSGSDFETLDPARAEDLGLLVDALDPIAYPAEWLPEDAPELLARFASSDFTVGMPGDGSVAWTRQTDPPVAFVKPRVQGSPDEFVDFLVAEALVEIGTGLPEHFLGFFEDGYVELDAALPFDSGSVYQIAAALYDAYLGLHTREVFASWGGQSEAGGASGDDHPRLFAAWQDAGERIEPRLETLPSSMARDETDFADAAEFACAAVKHGLELPAPFAALDTTAYRDHGAEYAVKWAEKTFE; this is encoded by the coding sequence ATGTTCGAAGAACGGTCGCTCTCCGGCGAGGTCGCGGCGGTCCGCGAAGCCCACGCGCCAGACGCGCTGGTCCTCGACTCGGGGTCGGACTTCGAGACGCTCGACCCCGCGCGCGCCGAGGACCTCGGCCTGCTCGTGGACGCGCTGGACCCCATCGCGTACCCCGCCGAGTGGCTTCCCGAGGACGCGCCCGAACTCCTCGCCCGCTTCGCCTCGTCGGACTTCACGGTCGGGATGCCCGGCGACGGGAGCGTCGCGTGGACGCGCCAGACCGACCCGCCGGTCGCGTTCGTCAAGCCCCGCGTGCAGGGGTCGCCCGACGAGTTCGTGGACTTCCTCGTCGCGGAGGCGCTCGTCGAAATCGGCACCGGTCTCCCCGAACACTTCCTCGGGTTCTTCGAGGACGGCTACGTCGAACTCGACGCCGCGCTCCCCTTCGACTCGGGAAGCGTCTATCAGATCGCGGCGGCGCTGTACGACGCCTACCTCGGACTCCACACCCGCGAGGTCTTCGCGTCGTGGGGCGGGCAGTCGGAGGCGGGCGGCGCGTCCGGGGACGACCACCCGCGACTCTTCGCGGCGTGGCAGGACGCGGGCGAGCGCATCGAACCTCGACTCGAAACGCTCCCCTCCTCGATGGCCCGCGACGAGACCGACTTCGCGGACGCCGCGGAGTTCGCCTGCGCGGCGGTGAAGCACGGTCTCGAACTCCCCGCCCCGTTCGCGGCGCTCGACACGACGGCGTACCGAGACCACGGCGCGGAGTACGCGGTCAAGTGGGCCGAGAAGACCTTCGAGTGA
- a CDS encoding DNA-directed DNA polymerase II small subunit: protein MPLETPARIVSELTSRGYNADREAVTLLSGADDPDAALDAAVERAPDDALKISADHVETVLAEFERADTSVSNGNEYENNPVGETSPPQETKGVRGNRNTGEVAQASKATDAGGVTDAGEVTDAGESTNAGESTNAGDGVGENVSDVSRPDESIRDPDLDERSLEIEGDVTGESTGTGEYADFVSVFRDRFKRLSKQLRSRVNARPTTAVQKMPGGGETAIVGMVSDIRSTTSGHWLIELEDTSGTYPCLVMKDREFADAVDELLHDEVIAVEGTLSDDNDDGDGILFVDSLYFPDVPRTYQPSTADRHVQAALISDVHVGSQEFMADAWSRFADWLHTEEAEHVEYLLVAGDMVEGVGVYPNQDDELDIVDIYDQYEQFSEYLKEVPGDLEILMIPGNHDAVRLAEPQPGFDEELRDIMSVHDARISGNPSTVTVEGVDILMYHGVSLDEVIAELPDDKASYDDPHKAMYQLLKKRHVAPQFGGKTRLAPEEEDYLVMDTVPDVFHTGHVHKLGWGKYHNVLAVNSGCWQEQTAFQKSVNIDPDAGFAPILDLDTLDMTVRQFS, encoded by the coding sequence GTGCCGCTTGAGACGCCCGCTCGTATCGTCAGCGAACTCACTAGTCGCGGGTACAACGCCGACCGCGAGGCCGTGACGCTCCTCTCAGGGGCCGACGACCCGGACGCTGCGCTCGACGCGGCCGTCGAGCGCGCCCCCGACGACGCGCTGAAAATTTCTGCGGACCACGTCGAGACGGTCCTCGCAGAGTTCGAGCGGGCCGACACCTCTGTTTCGAATGGAAACGAATATGAGAATAACCCAGTGGGGGAGACGAGCCCTCCACAGGAAACGAAGGGGGTTCGCGGGAACAGGAACACCGGCGAAGTCGCGCAGGCGAGTAAAGCGACGGACGCAGGTGGAGTGACGGACGCAGGCGAAGTGACGGACGCGGGCGAATCGACGAACGCGGGCGAATCGACGAACGCGGGCGACGGCGTCGGCGAGAACGTCAGCGACGTTTCGCGGCCCGACGAGTCGATCAGAGACCCCGACTTGGACGAACGGTCGCTCGAAATCGAGGGCGACGTGACCGGTGAGAGTACCGGCACGGGCGAGTACGCCGACTTCGTGTCGGTGTTCCGCGACCGGTTCAAGCGTCTCAGCAAGCAGTTGCGCTCGCGGGTCAACGCGCGGCCGACCACCGCGGTCCAGAAGATGCCCGGCGGCGGCGAGACCGCCATCGTCGGGATGGTCAGCGACATCCGCTCGACCACGAGCGGCCACTGGCTCATCGAGTTGGAAGACACGAGCGGGACCTACCCCTGTCTCGTCATGAAGGACCGGGAGTTCGCCGACGCGGTGGACGAACTCCTCCACGACGAGGTCATCGCGGTCGAGGGCACGCTCTCGGACGACAACGACGACGGCGACGGCATCCTCTTCGTTGACTCGCTGTACTTCCCCGACGTGCCCCGGACCTACCAGCCTTCGACCGCCGACCGCCACGTACAGGCCGCGCTCATCAGCGACGTCCACGTCGGCAGCCAAGAGTTCATGGCCGACGCGTGGTCGCGGTTCGCCGACTGGCTCCACACCGAGGAGGCCGAACACGTCGAGTATCTGCTGGTCGCGGGCGACATGGTGGAGGGCGTCGGCGTCTATCCGAATCAGGACGACGAGTTGGACATCGTGGACATCTACGACCAGTACGAGCAGTTCTCGGAGTACCTGAAGGAGGTGCCCGGCGACCTCGAAATCCTGATGATTCCGGGCAACCACGACGCGGTCCGCCTCGCGGAACCGCAACCCGGTTTCGACGAGGAGCTACGGGACATCATGTCGGTCCACGACGCCCGAATCTCGGGCAATCCCTCGACCGTCACCGTCGAGGGCGTGGACATCCTGATGTACCACGGCGTCTCGCTGGACGAGGTCATCGCGGAACTCCCCGACGACAAAGCGAGCTACGACGACCCCCACAAGGCGATGTACCAACTCCTGAAGAAGCGCCACGTCGCGCCCCAGTTCGGCGGGAAGACCCGTCTCGCGCCCGAGGAGGAGGACTACCTCGTGATGGACACGGTGCCGGACGTGTTCCACACCGGCCACGTCCACAAACTCGGGTGGGGCAAGTACCACAACGTCCTCGCGGTCAACTCCGGGTGCTGGCAGGAACAGACCGCGTTCCAGAAGTCGGTGAACATCGACCCGGACGCCGGGTTCGCGCCAATTCTCGACCTCGACACGCTGGACATGACCGTCCGGCAGTTCAGTTAA
- a CDS encoding S26 family signal peptidase, translated as MSSSRDDPSSDEEGRADGPRSSSGGRSDDAAATGTDRSRAERDARFDGGEREKGTGPLALVRRFRSSDNEVVVFVREVLSSAGIVLAIGLLLFAISGVWPPMVAIESGSMEPHMEKGDLVFIMEEGRLAPAAAQQGTGVVGYQAGKEAGYKTFNSYGDVIVYKPDGSEYATPIIHRARFWVEKGENWYDEANKKYVQAENCEQLTNCPAPNAGFITKGDANPYYDQSNGMEISDPVKPSWIRGTAEVRIPWLGWVRLQFSGAA; from the coding sequence ATGAGTTCTTCCCGAGACGACCCCTCTTCCGACGAGGAGGGACGGGCCGACGGCCCGCGCTCCTCGTCCGGCGGGCGCTCCGACGACGCGGCCGCGACCGGGACCGACCGCTCGCGCGCCGAGCGCGACGCCCGGTTCGACGGCGGCGAGCGCGAGAAGGGCACCGGCCCGCTCGCGCTCGTTCGTCGGTTCCGCAGCAGCGACAACGAAGTGGTGGTGTTCGTCCGCGAGGTGTTGAGTAGCGCAGGCATCGTGTTGGCCATCGGTCTCCTGCTGTTCGCCATCAGCGGCGTCTGGCCGCCGATGGTCGCCATCGAGAGCGGTAGCATGGAGCCACACATGGAGAAGGGCGACCTCGTGTTCATCATGGAGGAGGGTCGTCTCGCGCCCGCGGCCGCCCAGCAGGGCACCGGCGTCGTCGGCTACCAAGCTGGAAAGGAGGCGGGATACAAGACGTTCAACAGCTACGGTGACGTCATCGTCTACAAACCCGACGGTAGCGAGTACGCGACGCCGATAATCCATCGCGCCAGATTCTGGGTCGAGAAGGGCGAAAACTGGTACGACGAGGCGAACAAGAAGTACGTCCAAGCCGAGAACTGCGAACAGTTGACCAACTGCCCCGCGCCCAACGCCGGGTTCATCACCAAGGGCGACGCGAACCCCTACTACGACCAGTCGAACGGCATGGAGATAAGCGACCCCGTGAAGCCGAGTTGGATTCGGGGTACCGCGGAGGTCCGCATCCCGTGGCTCGGCTGGGTCCGCCTCCAGTTCTCCGGCGCGGCGTAG
- a CDS encoding MATE family efflux transporter, with the protein MLDDAKRRVQRVAFLFPAALARLGLLDREKGEEAFDLAVPVMVTGGMRTLLRVADFFMVGRALGAEAVAALELGFQYFFIPFGLSLALTSGTISVVSRFEGADEHEKANFAIKQSLWLALALAVPITAATWLYAEPMIDVLTDDSDTIRLGAIYLKIIMLSVSFRFWSMIAARALAGVGDTRTPMYVRLLTLPTNIFLNAVLIFGWGPFPELGVAGAAWGTAVANVLAATIFTGALLSGRYSVRLPLGGKQWDWSIAGEIVRVGLPLAGTRLSRTLGRFPFLLVLTTLGTPVVAAYAIGRRVMLLALMPAWGYSTASSTLVGQSIGAGDDDEATAYGWQTLRIALVTQLLIGAVLFAAARPVAVAFGTEHVDLTVTFVRVFGLGVAAFSVSRTMRGGLRGAGDTRWPFYGAFVGTYFFKLPVAFLAVAPGVVLFEVAGWQFAPGMGFGLLAVYVSILGDMYLRAGVNVFRFWTGEWKRVARESDVGAGSGAD; encoded by the coding sequence ATGTTGGACGACGCCAAGCGCCGAGTCCAGCGCGTCGCGTTCCTCTTTCCGGCCGCGCTGGCTCGCCTCGGCCTGCTCGACCGCGAGAAGGGCGAGGAGGCGTTCGACCTCGCGGTTCCCGTGATGGTCACGGGGGGCATGCGGACTCTGCTCCGGGTCGCGGACTTCTTCATGGTCGGGCGGGCGCTCGGCGCGGAGGCGGTCGCCGCGCTCGAACTCGGCTTCCAGTACTTCTTCATTCCCTTCGGTCTCTCGCTGGCGCTGACCAGCGGGACCATCAGCGTCGTTTCGCGGTTCGAGGGCGCAGACGAACACGAGAAGGCCAACTTCGCCATCAAGCAGTCGCTCTGGCTCGCGCTCGCCCTCGCGGTGCCCATCACCGCGGCGACGTGGCTCTACGCCGAACCGATGATAGACGTGCTGACAGACGACTCCGACACCATCCGACTCGGGGCCATCTACCTCAAGATCATCATGCTCTCGGTGTCGTTCCGGTTCTGGAGCATGATAGCCGCCCGCGCGCTGGCCGGGGTCGGCGACACCCGGACGCCGATGTACGTCCGCCTGCTCACGCTCCCGACCAACATCTTCCTCAACGCGGTCCTCATCTTCGGCTGGGGTCCGTTCCCCGAGTTGGGCGTCGCGGGCGCGGCGTGGGGTACCGCCGTCGCCAACGTCCTCGCGGCGACCATCTTCACGGGCGCGCTCCTCTCGGGCCGGTACTCGGTCCGCCTCCCGCTCGGCGGCAAGCAGTGGGATTGGTCGATTGCAGGGGAAATCGTCCGGGTCGGGCTGCCGCTCGCCGGAACGCGACTCTCGCGGACGCTCGGTCGGTTCCCCTTCCTGCTGGTCCTCACGACGCTGGGCACGCCCGTCGTCGCGGCCTACGCCATCGGCCGCCGGGTGATGCTGCTGGCGCTGATGCCCGCGTGGGGGTACTCGACGGCTTCCTCCACGTTGGTCGGCCAGTCCATCGGTGCGGGCGACGACGACGAGGCCACGGCGTACGGCTGGCAGACGCTCCGCATCGCGCTGGTCACGCAACTGCTCATCGGCGCGGTGCTGTTCGCGGCGGCCCGACCCGTCGCGGTCGCGTTCGGCACCGAACACGTCGATTTAACCGTCACCTTCGTCCGCGTGTTCGGTCTCGGCGTCGCGGCGTTCAGCGTCTCCCGGACCATGCGCGGCGGCTTGCGAGGGGCCGGCGACACGCGCTGGCCCTTCTACGGCGCGTTCGTCGGGACGTACTTCTTCAAGCTCCCCGTCGCCTTCCTCGCGGTCGCGCCCGGTGTCGTCCTCTTCGAGGTCGCGGGGTGGCAGTTCGCGCCGGGGATGGGCTTCGGCCTGCTGGCGGTGTACGTCTCCATTCTCGGAGACATGTACCTCCGCGCGGGCGTCAACGTCTTCCGGTTCTGGACCGGCGAGTGGAAGCGCGTCGCCCGCGAGTCTGACGTCGGGGCGGGGTCCGGCGCGGACTGA
- a CDS encoding OapC/ArvC family zinc-ribbon domain-containing protein produces the protein MPHQCTNCGRTFEDGSKEMLSGCPDCGGNKFQFKPASAADGNAGGGVGAGTASPATEPKKTPENARSARDAPETGGRSGANGNRGATESMRRDDSADGGAASGAVNRAAATVRDWVSTRDDTETASAPEGGSATKRDRGGSTRNTPAPDAPSAEDSAQASARSDVVSDSELPEPPDDAAQVGPAPADADDENVVGAPDDENPGLKELREELNSQFESIRIVNPGQYELNLMELYEREEYIISLQEDGKYVIEVPDAWDATER, from the coding sequence ATGCCACACCAGTGTACCAACTGCGGTCGGACGTTCGAGGACGGCTCGAAGGAGATGCTGTCGGGCTGTCCGGACTGTGGCGGGAACAAGTTCCAGTTCAAACCTGCGAGCGCCGCAGATGGGAACGCTGGCGGCGGCGTCGGCGCGGGGACCGCCTCCCCGGCGACCGAACCGAAGAAGACGCCGGAGAACGCTCGGTCCGCCCGCGACGCACCCGAAACCGGGGGTCGAAGTGGTGCGAACGGGAACCGCGGCGCGACCGAATCGATGCGACGCGACGACTCGGCGGACGGCGGTGCCGCTTCGGGCGCGGTCAACCGCGCGGCCGCGACCGTCCGCGACTGGGTGAGCACGCGAGACGACACCGAGACCGCTTCCGCCCCCGAGGGTGGTTCCGCCACCAAACGCGACCGCGGCGGTTCCACTCGAAACACTCCGGCCCCGGACGCACCGAGCGCCGAGGACTCGGCGCAGGCGAGCGCGCGCTCCGACGTGGTCAGCGACTCGGAACTCCCCGAACCACCGGACGACGCCGCGCAGGTCGGTCCCGCTCCGGCCGACGCGGACGACGAGAACGTCGTCGGCGCACCCGACGACGAGAACCCCGGTCTGAAGGAACTCCGCGAGGAACTCAACAGTCAGTTCGAGAGCATCCGCATCGTCAATCCGGGCCAGTACGAACTCAACCTGATGGAACTGTACGAACGCGAGGAGTACATCATCTCGCTCCAAGAGGACGGCAAGTACGTCATCGAGGTCCCCGACGCGTGGGACGCTACGGAACGCTGA
- a CDS encoding DUF2073 domain-containing protein has protein sequence MPEVTENGPNDGVQIDLIGADRMAEMASMEKIRMILDGVRDGNIVILETGLSPDEESKLIEVTMTEISPDEFNGIEIETYPRSETADQSFLDRLMGKESTQKLTVIGPANQIETLHKDENLISALVSRK, from the coding sequence ATGCCGGAAGTGACAGAGAACGGCCCGAACGACGGCGTCCAGATCGACCTCATCGGAGCCGACCGGATGGCCGAGATGGCGTCGATGGAGAAGATTCGGATGATACTCGACGGCGTCCGCGACGGCAACATCGTCATCCTCGAAACCGGCCTCTCGCCCGACGAGGAGAGCAAACTTATCGAGGTGACGATGACCGAGATAAGTCCCGACGAGTTCAACGGCATCGAAATCGAGACGTACCCTCGTTCGGAGACCGCCGACCAGAGCTTCCTCGACCGACTGATGGGCAAGGAATCGACCCAGAAGTTGACGGTCATCGGCCCGGCGAACCAAATCGAGACGCTCCACAAGGACGAGAACCTCATCAGCGCGCTCGTCTCCCGGAAATAA
- a CDS encoding ATP-dependent DNA helicase, protein MTVEIGDIPDLPEGVPEHFREQGIEELYPPQGEAVEAGVAEGESVVASVPTASGKTLVAELAMLTSVARGGKALYIVPLRALASEKKAEFEEFEQYGVDVGVSTGNYDSDGDWLAQKDIIVATSEKVDSLVRNGAQWVDDLTCVVADEVHLVDSKNRGPTLEVTLAKLRKINHDLQTVALSATVGNADEIAEWLDATLVDSTWRPIDLQKGVLYGQALHLDDGSKKQISRGNEKATAALVEDTLTDDGSSLVFVNSRRNAEAAARRLGDVTRDYLTPEEQTELRDIADRIRDASDTQTSDDLADAVEKGSAFHHAGLSSESRELVEDAFRDRLVKVISATPTLAAGVNTPSRRVIVRDWRRYDGDVGGMKPLDVLEVHQMFGRAGRPGLDPYGEAVLIANSHDELDELFDRYVWADPEPVRSKLAAEPALRTHILATVASGFADSEDELVSFLERTLYATQTDETGRLETVTQNVLEYLERNEFLERDEGNLRATGLGHRVSQLYIDPMSAAEIIDGLRSADDRPTAMGLYHLVSRTPDMYELYLRSGDREELTELAYERESEFLGSMPSEFEDNAFEDWLSALKTARLLEDWASERDEDDMAEEYGVGPGDIRGKVETAEWLLNAAERLAGELGLDSGPAVREAKKRVEYGVAEELLDLAGVRNVGRKRARRLYDAGIENRSDLREADKSVVLGALRGRRKTAETILENVGRKDPDMEGVEADGEVSVADATATGTESGDDGQQSLGDFK, encoded by the coding sequence GTGACCGTCGAAATCGGAGACATCCCCGACCTCCCCGAAGGGGTCCCCGAGCACTTCCGCGAGCAGGGCATCGAAGAACTGTACCCGCCCCAAGGCGAGGCCGTCGAGGCCGGCGTCGCCGAGGGCGAGAGCGTGGTCGCCAGCGTGCCGACCGCCAGCGGGAAGACGCTCGTCGCCGAGCTGGCGATGCTCACGAGCGTCGCCCGCGGCGGCAAGGCGCTCTACATCGTCCCGCTCCGCGCGCTGGCCAGCGAGAAGAAGGCCGAGTTCGAGGAGTTCGAGCAGTACGGCGTGGACGTGGGCGTCTCGACGGGCAACTACGACAGCGACGGCGACTGGCTCGCCCAGAAGGACATCATCGTCGCCACCAGCGAGAAGGTGGACTCGCTCGTTCGGAACGGCGCGCAGTGGGTGGACGACCTGACCTGCGTGGTCGCCGACGAGGTTCACCTCGTGGACTCGAAGAACCGCGGTCCCACCCTCGAAGTCACCCTCGCCAAACTCCGGAAGATAAACCACGACCTCCAGACGGTCGCGCTCTCCGCGACGGTCGGCAACGCCGACGAAATCGCGGAGTGGCTCGACGCGACGCTCGTGGACTCGACGTGGCGACCCATCGACCTCCAGAAGGGCGTCCTCTACGGCCAGGCCCTCCACTTGGACGACGGGTCGAAGAAACAGATTTCCCGAGGCAACGAGAAGGCCACCGCCGCGCTGGTCGAGGACACCCTGACCGACGACGGCTCGTCGCTCGTGTTCGTCAACTCCCGACGGAACGCCGAGGCGGCCGCGCGACGCCTCGGCGACGTGACCCGCGACTACCTCACCCCGGAAGAGCAAACCGAACTCCGGGACATCGCCGACCGGATTCGAGACGCCAGCGACACCCAGACCAGCGACGATTTGGCCGACGCCGTCGAGAAGGGGTCGGCGTTCCACCACGCCGGTCTCTCCAGCGAGAGCCGCGAACTCGTCGAGGACGCCTTCCGGGACCGACTCGTGAAGGTCATCTCAGCGACGCCGACGCTCGCCGCGGGGGTCAACACGCCCTCGCGCAGGGTCATCGTCCGCGACTGGCGACGCTACGACGGCGACGTGGGCGGGATGAAACCGCTCGACGTGCTGGAGGTACACCAGATGTTCGGTCGGGCAGGCCGGCCCGGACTCGACCCCTACGGCGAGGCGGTCCTCATCGCCAACAGCCACGACGAACTGGACGAGCTGTTCGACCGCTACGTCTGGGCCGACCCCGAACCCGTCCGGTCGAAGCTCGCGGCCGAACCCGCGCTCCGGACCCACATCCTCGCAACCGTCGCCTCGGGGTTCGCCGACTCGGAGGACGAACTCGTCTCGTTCCTCGAACGCACCCTCTACGCGACCCAAACCGACGAGACCGGTCGGCTCGAAACCGTCACCCAGAACGTCCTCGAATACCTCGAACGCAACGAGTTCCTCGAACGCGACGAGGGCAACCTGCGCGCGACCGGACTCGGCCACCGCGTCTCGCAACTCTACATCGACCCCATGAGCGCGGCCGAGATAATCGACGGGCTTCGGTCGGCCGACGACCGACCGACCGCGATGGGGCTGTACCACCTCGTCTCACGGACCCCCGACATGTACGAACTCTACCTGCGGTCGGGCGACCGCGAGGAGTTGACCGAACTCGCCTACGAGCGGGAGTCGGAGTTCCTCGGGTCGATGCCCTCGGAGTTCGAGGACAACGCCTTCGAGGACTGGCTCTCGGCGCTCAAGACCGCCCGACTCCTCGAAGACTGGGCCTCCGAGAGGGACGAGGACGACATGGCCGAGGAGTACGGCGTCGGACCCGGCGACATCCGCGGCAAGGTCGAGACCGCCGAGTGGTTGCTCAACGCCGCGGAGCGACTCGCGGGCGAACTGGGTCTCGACTCCGGCCCGGCCGTCCGCGAGGCGAAAAAGCGCGTCGAGTACGGCGTCGCCGAGGAACTGCTCGACCTCGCCGGCGTCCGGAACGTCGGCCGCAAGCGCGCCCGGCGACTCTACGACGCGGGCATCGAGAACCGGTCGGACCTCCGGGAGGCCGACAAGTCGGTCGTCCTCGGCGCGCTCCGCGGCCGCCGCAAGACCGCCGAGACCATCCTCGAAAACGTCGGCCGGAAGGACCCCGACATGGAGGGCGTCGAGGCCGACGGCGAGGTGAGCGTCGCGGACGCGACGGCGACCGGGACGGAATCCGGAGACGACGGCCAGCAGAGCCTCGGTGACTTCAAATGA
- a CDS encoding ferredoxin yields MRVEFDRDTCTGMFQCTAEWDAFEENREDGKADLRDAAEEDEDVFVREVPEDAEFDAKMAARVCPVDAIRVYDDDGEQIV; encoded by the coding sequence ATGAGAGTCGAGTTCGACCGCGACACTTGCACGGGGATGTTCCAGTGTACCGCCGAGTGGGACGCCTTCGAGGAGAACCGCGAGGACGGGAAGGCCGACCTCCGGGACGCCGCCGAGGAGGACGAAGACGTGTTCGTCCGCGAAGTCCCGGAAGACGCCGAGTTCGACGCCAAGATGGCCGCGCGCGTCTGCCCCGTGGACGCGATTCGCGTCTACGACGACGACGGCGAGCAGATCGTGTGA